From a single Candidatus Lokiarchaeota archaeon genomic region:
- a CDS encoding FtsX-like permease family protein, protein MAVPAGYEAFHSLRRKGLTLICLCLASAVAMGTTVYVDSYSIHEWESYMDIGPVAMSLEGGDIQAEVDDIEAIDGIQKAAAITLGEGWFRSGDLRYASNLKIAYIDSTYLEEFPDVYSIQSGRYPNSTSEIAIAFERATDLNASIGKTINYSYYRSDVEQPHWINMTVVGLFENHPSQLPGWYGSYFAIAIVLPEVVGSEGYDNYYIEESVHVEINRDPVTPFDVSSSIAFVRRIEEAVQSLDPQYEQQGYSQYRVNNIIGRALLEYKDWQASARMSQLVRSTGIMLLVILLMLLAIRYNVNEREYETSMLQARGASKQDTDRIIIREILILSASGTILGLGLGVLLSRIALSAVGYFQFIPNLFFSEPFLITLESLILTAVVGMILPMMTLGSYFVIYAIKEPVDEGEGKLAKLAKGLRLIRWDSVVLVLSILITVALYSLGAQAQTNPMLSFILSVVPLAIFLAIASLTIKALRKGSSRISREFEKAVGKLSASVGVRRVGKSASSAAPTILVLVLAISLAWNMAVIDTSLPMTKKNHARFAFAGDMTFHLDEQHPEDWEAFFNNVSAHPDTEKMALLSVLDVMLSTQYGGDLRLAAFDPSEFGQVGYDYTGTLLNESAILAQKMEELEDTPNGAIITNDIADEYDLAVGNSMRASIETDEGQKIYVFSVLGIVKGLSDASLLKTQHDSYYQRPFGTDVIYANREYLAGGVNFTSSARSVLCVNVNEGTNSTAIAEELMNSCGNAVSENPERIGFMYANDGWTTVEYELSQYIKQARYSMNRAVDTMTTAAMVLVMFGGFSVYAAEDVRSRKREVALLRAMGAETIDVIKTQVAELLIITLSALMLLLLFSPIFIANTLATISTSNFIFPVGIFPSIPWISLLTILVFFVVSMVGMIVIVAVTNSRVNLQEALNAHWAEAGPYRGGV, encoded by the coding sequence TCAGCAGTTGCTATGGGTACAACAGTCTATGTCGACTCCTATTCGATTCATGAATGGGAAAGCTACATGGACATTGGGCCCGTTGCTATGTCTTTAGAAGGTGGAGATATCCAAGCAGAAGTTGACGACATTGAAGCCATCGACGGAATCCAGAAAGCTGCAGCGATAACCTTAGGAGAAGGATGGTTTAGGTCAGGAGATTTAAGATATGCAAGCAACCTCAAGATAGCTTACATCGATAGTACCTACCTCGAGGAGTTTCCCGATGTCTATTCAATACAATCGGGCCGGTATCCCAATAGCACATCCGAAATCGCAATTGCATTTGAAAGAGCAACCGATCTAAATGCTTCCATTGGCAAGACAATAAACTACTCATACTACAGAAGTGATGTGGAACAACCACATTGGATCAATATGACCGTCGTCGGGTTGTTTGAAAACCACCCCTCGCAATTGCCTGGGTGGTATGGTTCATACTTCGCGATAGCCATTGTCCTCCCCGAAGTCGTGGGCTCAGAAGGATATGACAATTACTACATAGAGGAGTCCGTTCACGTCGAAATCAACAGGGACCCAGTAACACCGTTTGATGTGAGTAGTTCCATCGCCTTTGTTAGAAGAATAGAGGAGGCAGTGCAGAGCTTAGATCCACAATATGAGCAGCAAGGGTATTCGCAGTATAGAGTAAACAATATCATAGGTAGGGCACTTTTGGAATACAAAGACTGGCAAGCCAGTGCAAGGATGAGCCAGCTAGTGCGGTCGACAGGGATCATGCTTCTTGTCATTCTTTTAATGTTGCTTGCAATACGATACAATGTGAATGAACGTGAGTATGAGACCAGTATGCTCCAAGCTCGAGGAGCTTCAAAACAAGATACTGACAGGATTATCATTCGAGAAATACTGATTCTTTCAGCTTCTGGCACCATATTGGGATTAGGACTCGGTGTGTTGCTTAGCAGAATAGCTCTCTCTGCTGTCGGCTATTTTCAGTTTATACCAAACCTGTTCTTTTCCGAGCCATTTCTTATTACGCTTGAATCATTGATTCTAACAGCTGTGGTTGGCATGATTCTTCCGATGATGACGCTGGGCAGCTACTTTGTTATCTATGCAATTAAAGAGCCAGTGGATGAAGGTGAAGGCAAGCTTGCCAAGCTAGCTAAGGGTCTGAGACTTATCCGTTGGGATTCGGTCGTTCTGGTGTTATCGATTCTTATTACAGTAGCTTTGTACTCTCTTGGAGCCCAAGCTCAAACTAACCCGATGCTTTCCTTCATTCTCTCTGTAGTGCCTCTGGCTATCTTTCTAGCGATTGCCAGCCTGACAATCAAGGCATTAAGAAAGGGTTCTTCACGAATATCCAGAGAGTTTGAAAAAGCAGTAGGAAAGCTGTCCGCTTCGGTGGGTGTTCGAAGAGTTGGAAAAAGTGCCTCATCAGCAGCCCCAACGATATTAGTTCTGGTACTCGCCATAAGCTTGGCATGGAACATGGCTGTGATAGATACATCATTGCCCATGACCAAGAAGAACCATGCCCGCTTCGCATTTGCGGGAGATATGACATTTCATCTAGATGAACAACACCCAGAAGACTGGGAAGCTTTCTTCAACAATGTGTCTGCTCATCCAGATACCGAAAAAATGGCTCTCTTGTCTGTTTTGGACGTGATGCTCTCAACACAGTATGGAGGAGATTTACGTCTAGCAGCTTTCGATCCAAGCGAGTTTGGTCAAGTAGGATATGACTATACAGGAACATTGTTGAATGAATCAGCCATACTTGCCCAGAAGATGGAGGAGTTGGAGGATACACCGAATGGCGCCATAATAACTAACGACATAGCTGACGAATACGATTTGGCTGTGGGGAATTCCATGAGAGCATCAATCGAAACAGACGAAGGTCAAAAAATCTATGTGTTTTCAGTTCTCGGCATAGTGAAAGGCCTTTCTGATGCAAGTCTCTTGAAAACCCAGCACGATTCCTATTACCAGCGGCCTTTCGGAACAGATGTCATATATGCAAACAGAGAATATCTTGCAGGCGGGGTTAATTTCACTAGTTCAGCACGTAGCGTCCTTTGTGTAAACGTCAATGAAGGCACAAATTCCACAGCGATAGCGGAGGAACTCATGAATAGCTGTGGTAACGCAGTCAGTGAGAATCCAGAGAGAATTGGTTTCATGTACGCCAACGACGGCTGGACAACTGTAGAATATGAACTCTCCCAATATATCAAACAAGCCAGATACAGTATGAACCGCGCAGTCGATACAATGACAACAGCAGCCATGGTTCTTGTTATGTTTGGAGGGTTCTCAGTCTACGCAGCCGAGGATGTTCGCTCACGAAAACGTGAAGTAGCTCTCTTGCGAGCGATGGGAGCCGAGACGATAGATGTCATCAAAACACAGGTTGCCGAGTTGCTCATAATAACACTATCAGCCCTAATGTTGCTTCTGCTGTTCTCCCCTATCTTCATAGCAAACACACTTGCAACGATTTCCACTAGCAACTTCATATTCCCTGTAGGCATATTCCCCTCTATCCCATGGATAAGCCTTCTTACCATTCTCGTCTTCTTTGTGGTTTCTATGGTGGGCATGATTGTCATTGTGGCTGTAACAAACTCTCGCGTGAATCTTCAGGAAGCTTTGAACGCACACTGGGCCGAAGCTGGCCCTTACCGAGGAGGGGTCTAA